One stretch of Poecilia reticulata strain Guanapo linkage group LG21, Guppy_female_1.0+MT, whole genome shotgun sequence DNA includes these proteins:
- the fig4a gene encoding polyphosphoinositide phosphatase, whose amino-acid sequence MPQTAAVISGIQRMVLYETRARYFLVGSNHAQTKHRVLKIDRTEPKDLVIIDDKHVYSQQEVRELLSRLDLGNRTKMGQKGSSGLSRAVSAFGIVGFVRFLEGYYIVLITKRRKMADIGGHSIYKIEDTTMIYIPNDSVRVSHPDEARYVRIFQNVDLSSNFYFSYSYDLSHSLQYNLTLLQRPYELWSAPPPLTKEEEHTQGKQDSFDIFEDEGLPTQVVYGLQNEPYYKYVWNGKLLERIKDIVHPDWLMYIIHGFCGQSKLLIYGRPVHITLIARRSSKFAGTRFLKRGANCEGDVANEVETEQIVHDASVMSFTAGSYSSYVQVRGSVPLYWSQDISTMMPKPPIRLDQADPYANIAALHFDQMLQRFGSPIIILNLVKKREKRKHEKILSEELYPAVINLNQFLPPDHRIDYIAWDMARYTKSKLCNVLDRLSMIAENVVKRTGFFINRSDFYCHTLRPDDRWRDVGGSVTSTGRLQTGVLRTNCVDCLDRTNTAQFMVGKCALAYQLYALGMIDKPKLQFDTDCVRLFEELYEDHGDTLSLQYGGSQLVHRVKTYRKIAPWTQHSKDIMQTLSRYYSNAFSDADRQDAINLFLQVYQPSEGKAHLWELPTDFYLHQRSTMALQHNRHSYTFWWSEGVLSYLPVPYDEVACENTMKTIKVRRMNQFDESVDIYTEFFKPYELTSFDDTFCIAMTNSAREFMPKSVGVDPSPFTVRKPEETGKSVLGKSSKEETILQRKTAASAPPPPSEEAISSTSEDDSEEDRDDEGSVSQRSTPIKLLTESGESGRTQEEVQPQQAMKEPYGRILAECPAEEDLLIYERFAHLGENQHTVEKTERINLANIICLEPVSHFKDDSIYAVSLPQVDRGSHEMFASHVMMGHGQMRALCREDMLMYREYVKNRYM is encoded by the exons AGATACTTTTTGGTTGGCAGCAACCATGCACAGACCAAGCACAGAGTCCTAAAGATTGACCGCACCGAACCAAAGGATCTGGTGATAATTGACGATAAG cATGTGTATAGCCAACAAGAAGTGCGGGAGCTACTAAGCCGTCTGGACTTGGGAAACCGCACCAAAATGGGTCAAAAGGGCTCGTCTGGTTTGTCCAGAGCTGTGTCAGCTTTCGGCATTGTAG ggtTTGTGCGTTTCCTTGAAGGGTATTACATTGTACTCATCACCAAGCGCAGAAAAATGGCTGACATCGGTGGCCACTCCATTTATAAAATTGAGGACACCACCATGATCTACATCCCCAATGACTCTGTTAGAGTCTCACATCCTGATGAAGCAAG GTACGTGCGAATCTTTCAGAATGTGGACCTTTCCAGCAACTTCTACTTCAG CTACAGCTACGACCTGAGCCACTCGTTGCAGTACAACCTGACATTGCTGCAGAGACCTTACGAACTGTGGTCAGCGCCGCCCCCCTTGACTAAGGAAGAGGAACACACACAGGGCAAGCAGGACAGCTTTGACATCTTTGAGGACGAAGGTTTGCCTACACAAG TGGTTTATGGTCTCCAGAACGAGCCGTACTACAAGTACGTGTGGAACGGCAAGCTCCTTGAGCGGATCAAGGACATTGTGCATCCTGACTGGCTCATGTACATAATCCATGGCTTTTGTGGCCAGTCCA AGCTTCTGATCTACGGTCGACCGGTTCACATCACCCTCATTGCGAGGCGCTCCAGCAAATTCGCCGGGACCCGCTTCCTGAAAAGAGGTGCTAACTGCGAG GGGGACGTAGCTAATGAGGTAGAGACCGAACAGATCGTCCACGATGCCTCGGTTATGTCTTTCACAGCAGGAAGCTACTCCTCGTACGTCCAGGTCCGAGGTTCTGTACCACTGTACTGGTCTCAGGACATTTCCACCATGATGCCAAAGCCACCCATAAGAT TGGACCAAGCAGATCCATATGCTAATATAGCTGCCCTGCATTTTGACCAGATGCTGCAGCGGTTTGGATCACCCATCATCATCCTCAACCTGGTTAAG AAACGTGAAAAGAGGAAACACGAAAAGATTCTCAGTGAAGAGCTCTACCCAGCTGTGATCAACCTCAATCAGTTCCTCCCTCCAGACCATCGCATTGACTACATTGCCTGGGACATGGCCCGCTACACCAAAAG CAAATTATGCAACGTTTTAGACCGCTTGAGCATGATAGCAGAAAACGTGGTGAAGCGAACAGGTTTCTTCATCAATCGCTCCGACTTCTACTGCCACACCCTGAGACCAGATGACAG gtggCGAGATGTAGGTGGATCTGTTACATCCACTGGACGACTACAG ACTGGTGTGTTGAGAACCAACTGTGTGGATTGTTTGGATCGTACCAATACAGCCCAGTTCATGGTGGGAAAATGTGCACTGGCTTATCAACTGTATGCACTGGGAATGATAGATAAGCCCAAGTTACAGTTTGATACAGACTGTGTCAG GTTATTTGAGGAGCTGTATGAGGACCATGGAGATACTCTATCTCTGCAGTATGGCGGGTCTCAGCTGGTCCACAGGGTGAAAACCTACCGCAAAATTGCACCCTGGACTCAGCACTCCAAAGACATCATGCAGACGTTGTCACGGTACTACAGCAATGCTTTCTCGG ATGCAGACAGACAAGACGCCATCAACTTGTTCCTTCAGGTTTACCAGCCGTCAGAGGGCAAGGCACATCTGTGGGAGCTTCCCACTGACTTTTATCTTCATCAGAGGAGCACCATGGCCCTTCAACACAACAGACACAG CTACACATTTTGGTGGTCAGAAGGAGTCCTGTCCTACCTGCCTGTACCTTATGATGAAG ttGCTTGTGAGAACACAATGAAGACCATCAAAGTAAGGAGGATGAACCAGTTTGATGAAAGTGTTGACATCTACACAGAGTTCTTCAAACCTTACGAGCTCACCTCCTTTGATGATACTTTCTGCATTGCGATGACCAACTCTGCAAG GGAATTTATGCCAAAATCCGTGGGAGTGGATCCAAGTCCGTTCACAGTCCGCAAGCCAGAGGAAACTGGAAAATCAGTGCTGGG CAAGAGCAGCAAGGAGGAAACCATTCTCCAGAGGAAGACTGCAGCCAGCGCGCCTCCCCCCCCCAGTGAGGAGGCCATCTCCAGTACGTCTGAGGACGACTCGGAGGAGGATCGGGACGACGAAGGGTCTGTTTCACAGCGCTCTACCCCGATCAAGCTGCTGACAGAGTCTGGAGAGAGCGGTCGCACGCAAGAG GAGGTCCAGCCGCAGCAAGCAATGAAGGAGCCTTATGGTCGGATTCTTGCAGAGTGTCCCGCAGAGGAGGATTTGCTCATTTATGAAAG gtttgcACATCTTGGTGAGAACCAGCACACAGTGGAGAAAACAGAACGCATAAACTTGGCGAATATCATTTGCTT